DNA from Tripterygium wilfordii isolate XIE 37 chromosome 15, ASM1340144v1, whole genome shotgun sequence:
ATGTTAGCTTCTCACTAATATCTCAAGATGAATACAAGACAAAATGAAAGCTGCAACTGGGATGGAATATGGTTCGCTGCTCAAGTTCTATAAAATGCAATTTCATAAATTACTTCCCCTTCAACAAACAATATGATCATGGAGCAGTCAACAGACAACTATTATTTATGTTTCAGCTTCGCTACATATCTCATAATGTAGGCCGACTACTTTTATAATACGACAACTTTTCTTCTTAGCATGAGAGATGTCTCCATAAATACATACATGTGTATAACTCTCCCTACCCAacacccaccaaaaaaaaagaaaaagaaaaagaaatgagagTTAGCATAAACAGTAAAACCTCTACAACTTACGACTCTTTAGGGTTTTATGAAATATCATATATCATTCCAGTGACCACACCAAGTGACTTAATTATTTAACACCCAACAGAAAGATTGATAGGATCTATGACACTAAGCCTTGTGCTTCATTCGCTAAATGAACATATGATATGATTGGTTGAAAACCATAAAAATGAAAGTAACAAGTTATGCAGTACACATCAGCAGAGAGACAGATGCCAATAACCTTATTTAAGGAAGCTTTTCATAGAACATTGCAAACGGCATTCGGATATTGTTGCTCAAATATAAGGAAAAAGAGGACTTACTTTTGTGGAAGTTGGAATGAAGGATAACGATTGTGTAAAATATTCACAACTTCTGAGTAATGTGCAACTCTCTCGACCAAGCAATATCTTCCACTAGCAGATGGAATCTCAAATGCTTGAATATGTGCATTAGCAACATCCTTAACGTCCACCCATCCAAAAGTTGCATTGGGAAACGTTTGTGATCCTGGATTGAATAAAGAGGTGAAAAAACAGGCACAGGCTTTCCAAAAAATAAGCGAGATCACATACTGTAATTTCAAAACCACCATGCCTTAGATGATGAACATAGAGGTAAAATTGTATAAAACTCAGTGTATAGCACTTCTTGAACTATTCTGTTTACTCAATTCTTCTCTCCCAGTCAAAATCTAAATACAAAATCTTCCTTGGAAGCACAAAGTAACTACCTTTTATCAAACTCAGTACTGCAGCAGCACTCGTGTTGAGCGTTGGTTGTAAGAGAGGTCCAATAACCATTGCCGGGTTTATTGCAACCATATCAATACCCTTCTCCTTGGCAACTTCCCAAGCAGCATTCTCAGCCAATGTCTTGGAAAGCACATACCAGAGCTAAAATacaaaagagaaagaacatCACAAAATAGTAATCAAAAGGTGCTACAATGAGCACATGGTACATCATTCCCTAATTTATCAGTTTAATAAGAAAGGGTCCGTTTATCTAATTCAGTATATTAGCGTAATGTAGATATTCCAATATGCAGAACCTTAAGATTAGAATCACAAAAAGGTTATTCAAGAAAACAGAAGATCATCCATACATTGGTTTTTGGAATTAATTATAACAATCATGTCTCTTGCATTCAGAAATAATGACAATTTGCCTTAATTATAATACCTTTAAGTTCATGAAAATTCCAGATATCAGTACACATGCATATGCATATTGTAGAGTGCCCTTAGGTTTTGAAAACAAGTTctttcaaagaaacaaaagaatgcTAAATTCAATAATTGCATTTGATTGATAAGTACATTGCAAAAATATGTTGCAATCACGACTTGGATATTTTACTAGCTTCAAATCACAGTTCTTTCAAATGACAGATAACTTGAGCATGACAGTCGCGTGCAGTATGAGAGAACTGTAATGCCTATGCTGAATAAAAGTATCTTTGCTGCATGCAACACGTATCAAGAACATTTAATGTATTAGATACAGTATTTTGTCTAGACTCTAAGGGTGGTCCACGAGAAGTTTATCTATAACCACAAGCATGACTAACTCTGAATTTAGAGTCTATTCCACATCCTGAAGAGATCTTGTTTCATAAAAAACACAAGCCATATGAGAAACCCCATCAAACATAAGGGCTTACGATATTTGAATGATCCATGATTTTGATGATGTATTACACTTTATAACTTTCCATGAGTATTAAATCACATATTTTTCACCCCTACAGACCTTGAGCATGTTGATGTCATGGACTCATGGGTGTAGCAACATTTCTAGAATGATAATTATCAGATCTGTACAataaaccaaaataaaataagaatagGGGTACGCTGTACGCACTTTAGATTCCCTACAAAATTCTGGATCAGAAAACCAAGTTTCATCAACTACAACTTCAGGAGTTCGAGGTTTTCCATTGTATGCAACTGCGGCTATAGAAGATGTCAAAACCACTCGTTTGATTTTGGGGAATTTTGCACACGAGGTGAGAACATTCAGTGTTCCCTTAACTGCTGGATCAAGCAACTCTGCCTGCAAGGAGAAAGGAAagatatttaattaaaatacaGAAGAAGAGGCCGTGATCATGAGATGGCTCAAAGCCTCAAACAACAAACAATACCATCTCTAGTTCATAAGCAGATTAATCCCCATCAAATATCtatatatcaacaaaaataaGCTATAACAACAGTGGGGAGAATTGATACTGCTATACCATAGAGTTTCATTTGCGAAATGCGAATAAAGTGAAACATATACATACAGGAGAGACATCCAACTATTATTGGACATGGTACAGGACTAACCTGTGGATCTTTGACATCATGGTAAAAAGGAGATGCAGTATGAAAAACACCTTCACAACCATCAACAACGGAATCAAAGGAACCTTCATCCAGTAAGTTTGCTTTGAACAGCTGAAGCCTTTCCTGAGCTCCATCAAGTGCACGCAGGTGTTCTGTCTTTCTAGGATCATCTGTAGAATTGTGAGGACGACAGGAAAATTATTCTACTGATGGTAATCTAATGTGTACAAAGACATAACAGGGGAAAAAAAGTTTTATAGAACCgtccaaacaaaaaaaggaaggaacAATGAATTAGTGTTATCAGGCAAAAGATGAGATCATTAACTGACTCCTTAACCTCATCAATCAGAAAAAGGAGGCAGCATAGCTCAAACAGAAGCGCATCTTTGTATGCAGTGAATTAAAGCTTAATATAATCATACATTCACCATTCAATAGCCATCATTAGTAATGACAATGAGATGTCCATTTGATCATGACATGCAACTGTTGGCCCAGTCTTGATCACTAACACGACATACTACACACCAGAATGCTTGAACAAAAACACTATTGCCACCTTGAGCTTTACACGGTTGCAAAACTTGCAGAATTCCATCACAATCGTGCAACTTTGGCTCGCTAAAATAAACAACAAACCTCAAACCCTTTACCAAAAAAACAACAGtgactaattttatttttttttcaaatttcaagagcAATTCAATCTCCTTGAAAGAGGGTCGGAAGAGAACATATAAAAATCGTAAATTTCTTTAAAGCAAATATCAATCTGGTGTCATCAAATTCGACTATTCGAGAGACCCATCAGCTAATTCGTTCCAAAAGTGAAACAAGCCACAAAAACTATAAACGTCCGTGGACATGTGCATGAATGCAAGATCAAAATAGGAAATTCAGGATCGCACACAAGTTTCTCaagcaataaaacaaaaccggaaaaaaaaaagggaaacagaaaaagaaagaaacggaTTGAAGCAACTGACTAGGGTCACGAACGGAGGCCTTGACAGTGTAGCCACGCTGGAGGAGGAGCTTGACGAGCCAGGAAGCAATGTACCCGGAGGCACCGGTCACGCACACGATCTTCCCTGCTCCACTGCTCATTTCTTTTTTATGCGTCCGTCGTTTTTATCAGATTTGGCTCTGTTTAATTGTTTATCCGTCCTTGGTTCTATTTATATATGCATCATTGCATTGTTTAGCAATTGACACTGATAGATTGCCACTAACCTACTCGGCTACTCCTCTTATTTCGTTGGCTATCAACCGATCAATATTCATTGGATAATAAATTTGATTATTCTGATTGACTAACcaactcaaaattttgaaatacctaatggattaatattatttttgcaCACCAAAACATAGCTAGAGTTTCAATTTACACtttattgtttaaaatgtttcaatttggtcactcaatgataaaattgtttcaacttgatATCTCGAGtagattttctcactttggggCAATCAAACTACACATGTGGCATGGGGCAATCAAACTGTACATGTGGCATGTTGACtgtccaaatattgattgccaTGAGTGACAGTTTGACTGTCCAAAGTGGAAAAATCTGCttgagaaataattttatcattgggtaatcaaattgaaacactgactatctttTGGTGTGcaaaagttgtattaacccATTGTATATAGATaggtatttcaaaattttgagttgTATTGGTTTGTCTatgatgtatatatacacacccatATGTATTATATACCTAAATGTATCTCCAACAAGGTGATGGAGTTGTAGAAGGTTCTGTGGTGGTGCAACATTAACTCCCACTACAACTGTACGTACGTATGATTACCTCCATTTTCTTGCAAGAAAGGACCACCAAATAGCACTCCTATTGCGCTAGTGGAAACCAAACTCAACAAAAGCAATATACACTCACACATTTGTAATTGTAAAATATGTAGCGTCGCAAAGTCACAGGCAAATTGAAATTGTACAAGAGACCATacaaccacaaccacaaccacaaccGACTTAATGCAATCATACGTGTATGATATCTACCAGCCCAACGTCatatcttcttctcttttgtttccttcaAAAACAGTTGAAATTTCAAAGCTAATCGATCCTACATTTAATTCACAAACTGATATTATTATTCCTTCTCAGACCAGTTCCTAAAGTGGGCTATGTTTGCCTTATTATTATTACCTTTGACGTTTATCCACTTTGTCTCCAAAATTTCCAAATTAtgacttctttctttccttcaaACCAGCCATGCTAGCGCTCCCTCGTTATTTGTTTGCACTAGCAAATTGGaaacaatatattatataaatagtagactcttttcaatttttcaatctTCTCTTCCAAACGTAATTACTAAATCATTGTTTCAGTGCAAGTTTAGAGAGTTAAAAGAGTATTTGAGAGTTCTCCATTGGTTTTGTTATTGTTCTCAAATATGGGTTTGAAAGGTATAGCTTTAAATATTGAAACCCTTAAATTTGTTTATGACTGATTAcacttatatttaattttatgttgATTAATGCTTGGTTTGGAGgatgtactatatatatatacacatgtgtATGTACATATAGAGTTGCATTCTATTGTACATACATACGAGCACTTCCAATAATATCACATCAACTTCAACTCTCTTTCAAGCACGTATAATTCCACACTTCAACTCATTCATTATAGCAACTCTCTTTGTTTCTCAGGATCCAAACAagatccaaataaaaaaaggaatCCTTTCATGGCCGCTCTGGGCAGTATTTCTCAGTGTTTTTCTCCCAAGATTTACTCTCAGAACAGTAACCATGGCCAGCAACAACATCTTCGGTCCTCGAGAAGATATAGCATATGTATAAGCAAACTCTCTCCACATGTAAAGGTAGGATGCTTAGCATCTGTTTCAAGTTTAAGTGCTACTCCACAAGTAGCGGCAGAGGAAACTCTGATTTCAGTTGAAGAAGACGAGACACCCCTCCATGAAATTTGGACGGAAATTCAAGGCTGCAATAACTGGGAAGGTCTTCTTGACCCTTTGAATCCGCATCTGAGGAAGGAAATCATTCGATATGGCGAGTTCGCGCAATCCTGCTACGATTCTTTCGAAGGGGATGCCGATTCTAAGTATTGTGGTTCATGCAAGTTCCAACCATCCAGTTACTTTGAAAATATAGATATGGACAATAATGGCTACCAAATATCcaggtatatatctatatacttAGTATTAATTATTCTTTTTGAAGCACGATTTAACTGCAGAGTTAGTTCTGATATGCTCCGATGCATTAATAGGTACCTTTACGCAACAGTAGACACGAACCTCCCTAATTTCTTTAGGAAATCCAAACGGAGCACCAGTCACGAAAACTGGATAGGCTACATCGCGGTTTGTACAGATGAAGAGGAGATCAAACGGCTAGGCAGACGCGACATAGTCATTGCATGGAGAGGCACAGTCACGTACCTGGAATGGATCTGTGATCTCAAAGACATTCTCACTTCAGCCAACTTTTCTAACGACCCATCGATCAAGATCGAGTCTGGGTTTTACGATTTCTACACTAAAAAAGATGAACTTTGTGAGCACTGCAAGTACTCCGCTCGCGAACAAGTTGTAGCCGAAATCAAGAGACTTGTTGGGTATTACAGAGGAGATGAAATCAGTATAACCATAACAGGACATAGCCTTGGTGCAGCCTTGTCTTTGATAAGCGCTTATGACATTGCAGAAACCAGACTCAATTGCACGAACAACAACAATGGAGCCTATGATAAAATTCCAATCACAGTCTTCTCCTTCGCTGGTCCGCGAGTAGgaaatctcaaattcaaagAAAGATGCGATG
Protein-coding regions in this window:
- the LOC120016354 gene encoding phospholipase A1-Igamma3, chloroplastic translates to MAALGSISQCFSPKIYSQNSNHGQQQHLRSSRRYSICISKLSPHVKVGCLASVSSLSATPQVAAEETLISVEEDETPLHEIWTEIQGCNNWEGLLDPLNPHLRKEIIRYGEFAQSCYDSFEGDADSKYCGSCKFQPSSYFENIDMDNNGYQISRYLYATVDTNLPNFFRKSKRSTSHENWIGYIAVCTDEEEIKRLGRRDIVIAWRGTVTYLEWICDLKDILTSANFSNDPSIKIESGFYDFYTKKDELCEHCKYSAREQVVAEIKRLVGYYRGDEISITITGHSLGAALSLISAYDIAETRLNCTNNNNGAYDKIPITVFSFAGPRVGNLKFKERCDELGVKVLRVINVHDKVPKVPGIIANEKSRFQKYMENMSFPWSYAHAGVELALDHKESPFLKPNTDFTSAHNLEAHLHLVDGYHGKGGRFCLVSKRDIALINKNCDFLKEDYGVPPHWRQEANKGMAKNSEGRWVLPDRSRAEAHSPDIAYHLEQVFHDTASKSRNSELETV
- the LOC120016353 gene encoding phenylacetaldehyde reductase, which gives rise to MSSGAGKIVCVTGASGYIASWLVKLLLQRGYTVKASVRDPNDPRKTEHLRALDGAQERLQLFKANLLDEGSFDSVVDGCEGVFHTASPFYHDVKDPQAELLDPAVKGTLNVLTSCAKFPKIKRVVLTSSIAAVAYNGKPRTPEVVVDETWFSDPEFCRESKLWYVLSKTLAENAAWEVAKEKGIDMVAINPAMVIGPLLQPTLNTSAAAVLSLIKGSQTFPNATFGWVDVKDVANAHIQAFEIPSASGRYCLVERVAHYSEVVNILHNRYPSFQLPQKCADDKPYVPTYQVSKERAQSLGIEFIPLEVSLKETVESLKEKEFVSF